The following are from one region of the Capsicum annuum cultivar UCD-10X-F1 chromosome 1, UCD10Xv1.1, whole genome shotgun sequence genome:
- the LOC107878238 gene encoding SNF1-related protein kinase regulatory subunit gamma-1-like, translating to MAQAKTTENTSKLASYDAYFEKVQSRKKLPRNLQETLTDAFAKIPVSSFPQVPGGKVIEIDAETTIGDAVKILSESNILSVPVKNPAAQNSSDWRERYLGVLDYSAIVLWVLEGAETAAAALSASSAAAAGVGAGSVGALGALALGATGPAAVAGLTVAAVGAAVAGGVAADRGAGKDAPTAADMLGEDFYKVILQEEPFKSTKVSSIIKSYRWAPFVPVATDSSMLSVLLLLSKYRLRNVPVIERGSPFLKNFITQSAVVRGLVGCKGRDWFDCISAHPISELGLPYMSADEVISVRNDELILEAFKKMRDNNIGGLPVVEGPKKKIVGNVSIRDVRFLLLRPELFSNFRQLTVTGFMNTVASATHDATKVATPITCKLGSTLSSVIDTLASKLVHRIYVTAEDDEEVVGVITLRDVISCFIYEPQNFFDNYFGFSAQEMLVK from the exons ATGGCACAAGCGAAAACTACGGAAAATACGTCGAAACTTGCAAGCTATGATGCTTACTTTGAGAAGGTCCAGAGCAGAAAGAAACTGCCCCGTAATTTACAGGAAACTTTAACTGATGCATTTGCAAAAATTCCAGTTTCATCCTTCCCTCAAGTTCCTGGAGGCAAAG TGATTGAAATAGACGCTGAGACTACTATTGGTGATGCTGTCAAAATTCTTTCTGAATCCAACATCCTCTCAGTTCCGGTAAAGAATCCAGCTGCTCAGAATAGTTCAGATTGGAGAGAAAGGTACTTAGGTGTCCTTGATTACTCTGCTATTGTGCTTTGGGTGCTGGAGGGTGCAGAAACAGCAGCAGCTGCCTTATCAGCAAGTTCAGCAGCAGCAGCCGGAGTCGGAGCAGGTAGTGTGGGTGCTCTTGGAGCACTGGCATTGGGTGCAACAGGTCCTGCTGCAGTTGCCGGTCTAACGGTGGCTGCAGTTGGTGCAGCTGTGGCAGGTGGAGTGGCTGCAGATCGAGGAGCGGGAAAGGATGCTCCAACTGCAGCTGATATGTTGGGTGAAGATTTTTACAAGGTTATCCTTCAAGAAGAGCCCTTCAAGTCAACGAAG GTGAGCTCCATTATAAAATCCTATCGGTGGGCACCATTTGTTCCAGTAGCAACGGACAGTTCTATGTTGAGTGTCTTGCTGTTGCTATCAAAATATAGGCTGCGGAATGTACCTGTGATAGAAAGGGGAAGTCCATTCCTTAAGAACTTCATAACTCAATCGGCCGTGGTACGGGGTCTTGTAGGATGCAAAGGGAGGGATTGGTTTGACTGCATCTCTGCGCACCCTATATCAGAACTCGGCCTCCCATACATGTCCGCTGATGAG GTTATTAGTGTCCGAAACGATGAACTGATTTTGGAAGCATTCAAGAAAATGAGAGATAACAATATTGGAGGTCTGCCAGTTGTTGAAGGACCGAAGAAGAAGATAGTTGGCAACGTAAGCATAAGAGACGTCAGATTCTTGTTACTCAGACCTGAACTCTTCTCCAATTTTAG GCAGCTGACAGTCACGGGCTTCATGAACACAGTTGCTTCGGCAACCCATGATGCTACAAAGGTGGCTACACCAATAACATGCAAGCTTGGTTCAACTCTTTCTAGTGTAATAGACACTCTTGCGTCCAAGTTAGTTCACAGGATCTATGTCACTGCTGAGGATGATGAGGAAGTGGTCGGTGTGATTACACTCAGAGATGTCATTTCTTGCTTCATCTATGAACCACAAAACTTCTTTGATAACTATTTTGGATTTTCTGCACAAGAAATGCTCGTAAAATGA
- the LOC107857731 gene encoding uncharacterized protein LOC107857731 gives MTYTLPDNVGRLGGYSRAVIWERSPEIDVTKGFTFVGTGNLYVAPPDVLRRQEKHNNLTTPSADVDSGEIACATMLGGYCVFYFTCLIPKIPDCPPEPNLDADFRHVVMTAKKSAFAWALDRNTCHIVWVQRRHGFSPSLLRKQDRELGERSTECRHRWDAKFTQNIVNADSVPFPLALSTQTTAGRGWVASDASTGDTLWTTANPSNDSPHGPVNIVNGILFAGSVPPNGPPNGFDANTGKILWSFNTGATVYAGSSISYGCV, from the exons ATGACATACACACTCCCAGACAACGTTGGAAGACTAGGTGGTTACTCCAGGGCAGTAATATGGGAAAGAAGCCCTGAGATCGACGTAACCAAAGGATTCACCTTTGTAGGAACTGGAAATCTCTACGTAGCACCACCGGATGTGCTGAGACGTCAAGAAAAACACAACAATCTAACGACACCATCAGCT GATGTGGATTCTGGAGAAATTGCTTGCGCCACAATGCTTGGAGGATACTGCGTTTTTTATTTCACTTGTTTGATTCCTAAAATTCCTGATTGCCCGCCAGAGCCTAACTTGGATGCTGATTTCCGTCATGTGGTGATGACAGCGAAGAAAAGTGCCTTTGCTTGGGCGCTTGATCGCAACACTTGCCATATCGTTTGGGTTCAG CGCCGTCATGGATTCTCGCCTTCGCTGCTGAG AAAGCAGGACCGGGAGCTTGGAGAGAGGAGTACGGAGTGCAGACACAGATGGGACGCGAAATTTACACAAAACATAGTCAATGCAGATAGTGTTCCATTCCCCCTGGCACTTTCTACTCAGACAACAGCAGGTCGTGGATGGGTGGCATCGGATGCAAGCACAGGCGACACCCTATGGACCACTGCAAACCCGAGCAACGACTCGCCTCACGGGCCagtcaacatagtcaatgggATTCTTTTTGCAGGATCTGTGCCTCCTAATGGACCTCCCAATGGCTTTGATGCCAATACTGGAAAAATCTTGTGGTCATTCAACACTGGCGCTACCGTCTATGCGGGTTCATCAATTAGCTATGGTTGTGTTTAA